One Malus domestica chromosome 11, GDT2T_hap1 genomic region harbors:
- the LOC103447772 gene encoding calcium-transporting ATPase 1, endoplasmic reticulum-type-like, whose protein sequence is MKRDHIARRKKKLDPMGKGGQNYGKGESPNPIPIPKADHSFPAWSRDAKECEDAFRVSRDSGLSSEEVDNRRKVYGWNELEKHEDQSMWKLLLDQLSDTLVRILLAAAIISFVLAWFDGEEEKEITAFVEPLVIFLILIVNAIVGIWQESNAEKALEALKEIQSEQAAVIRDGRKVSNLSAKELVPGDIVELRVGDKVPADMRVLNLVSSTFRVEQGSLTGESEAVSKSVKAVSENSDIQGKKCMVFAGTTVVNGHCVCLVTQIGMRTEIGQVHSQIQEASQCENDTPLKKKLNEFGEILTMIIGVICAIVWLINVKYFLSWEIVDGLPTNFQFSFEKCTYYFKIAVALAVAAIPEGLPAVITTCLALGTRRMAQKNALVRKLPSVETLGCTTVICSDKTGTLTTNQMAVAKLVAIGSRPGTLRAFDVEGTTYNPFDGKIQDWPPAGDMDTNVQTIAKIAAVCNDAGVELSGSHYVANGMPTEAALKVLVEKMGVPEVLNTCFSSVGDLLRCSQLWNDIDRRIATLEFDRDRKSMSVIVNSGSGKNLLFVKGAVENVLERSSSIQLVDGSIVELDQKIRDLILGTLNEMSSNALRCLGFAYKDDLPEFAMYNGDEDHPAHQLLLNPSNYSSIENKLVFVGMVGLRDPPRKEVRQAIEDCKAAGIRVMVITGDNKNTAEAICREIGVFKPSEDISLKSLTGKEFIDHHDQKSYLRQSGGLLFSRAEPRHKQEIVRLLKEDGEVVAMTGDGVNDAPALKLADIGIAMGIAGTEVAKEASDMVLADDNFSTIVAAVGEGRSIYNNMKAFIRYMISSNIGEVASIFLTAALGIPEGMIPVQLLWVNLVTDGPPATALGFNPPDKDIMEKPPRRSNESLITPWILFRYLVIGLYVGTATVGVFIIWYTHSSFLGIDLSQDGHSLVTYSQLANWGKCPSWEGFSPSNFTAGSQVFTFDTNPCEYFHTGKIKASTLSLSVLVAIEMFNSLNALSEDGSLLTMPPWVNPWLLLAMSVSFGLHFLILYIPFLANVFSIVPLSLNEWLLVLAAALPVILIDEILKFVGRCTSKLPDSPTIDRSKQKAE, encoded by the exons ATGAAGCGTGATCACATTGccagaaggaaaaagaaactcGATCCCATGGGGAAAGGAGGGCAGAACTACGGGAAGGGAGAGAGTCCGAATCCGATTCCGATTCCGAAAGCCGATCACTCTTTCCCGGCGTGGTCGAGAGACGCCAAGGAATGCGAGGACGCGTTCCGGGTGAGTCGCGACTCGGGCTTGTCCTCCGAGGAAGTCGACAACCGGCGGAAGGTGTACGGATGGAACGAGCTGGAGAAGCACGAGGACCAGTCGATGTGGAAGCTGTTGCTGGACCAGCTGAGCGACACGCTGGTGCGGATTCTGCTGGCGGCGGCGATCATCTCGTTTGTCCTGGCCTGGTTCGACGgcgaggaggagaaggagatcACGGCGTTTGTGGAGCCGCTGGTGATTTTCCTGATCCTGATCGTGAATGCAATCGTCGGGATTTGGCAGGAGAGCAACGCGGAGAAGGCGCTGGAGGCGTTGAAGGAGATTCAGTCAGAGCAGGCGGCGGTAATTAGGGATGGACGGAAGGTGTCGAATCTGTCGGCGAAGGAGCTGGTTCCGGGGGATATTGTGGAGCTGAGAGTTGGGGATAAGGTGCCGGCGGATATGAGGGTTTTGAACTTGGTGAGCTCGACGTTTAGGGTTGAGCAGGGGTCTTTGACAGGAGAGAGTGAGGCAGTGAGCAAGAGCGTGAAGGCGGTTTCAGAGAATTCGGATATTCAAGGGAAGAAATGTATGGTTTTTGCAGGGACGACTGTGGTGAATGGGCATTGTGTTTGTTTGGTGACGCAGATTGGGATGAGGACTGAGATTGGGCAAGTGCATTCTCAGATTCAAGAAGCTTCGCAATGCGAGAACGATACCCCGCTGAAGAAGAAGCTGAATGAGTTTGGGGAGATTTTGACTATGATCATTGGAGTTATTTGTGCAATTGTTTGGCTCATCAATGTCAAGTACTTTCTCAGTTGGGAGATTGTTGATGGTTTGCCAACCAACTTTCAATTCTCGTTCGAGAAGTGTACTTATTACTTCAAGATTGCTGTGGCATTGGCTGTGGCAGCCATTCCTGAAGGCTTGCCTGCCGTGATCACGACTTGTTTGGCGCTTGGAACACGAAGGATGGCTCAGAAGAATGCACTTGTTAGGAAGTTGCCGAGTGTTGAGACTCTCGGGTGCACTACTGTGATTTGTTCTGATAAAACTGGTACTCTGACTACCAATCAGATGGCTGTGGCAAAGCTTGTGGCTATTGGTTCGAGGCCTGGTACTCTTCGAGCCTTCGATGTGGAAGGAACCACCTACAACCCTTTCGATGGGAAAATACAGGACTGGCCGCCAGCTGGTGATATGGATACCAATGTTCAAACGATAGCCAAAATCGCTGCTGTGTGTAATGATGCTGGTGTTGAGTTATCTGGGAGTCATTATGTTGCCAACGGGATGCCCACCGAGGCAGCTTTGAAG GTTCTGGTTGAGAAGATGGGAGTACCTGAAGTATTAAATACTTGTTTCTCCTCAGTTGGAGATCTACTAC GTTGTTCTCAACTATGGAATGACATTGACCGGCGAATTGCAACACTGGAGTTTGACCGTGATCGCAAATCCATGAGTGTTATTGTGAATTCGGGCTCGGGAAAAAACTTACTTTTTGTTAAG GGTGCAGTTGAAAATGTATTGGAACGGAGCTCGTCCATTCAGTTGGTTGACGGCTCCATTGTAGAATTGGATCAAAAAATAAGGGATCTTATCTTGGGCACCCTTAATGAAATGTCAAGTAATGCATTACGTTGTTTGGGGTTCGCATACAAGGACGACCTCCCAGAGTTTGCAATGTACAATGGTGATGAAGATCATCCAGCTCATCAGCTTTTACTCAATCCTTCCAATTATTCTTCAATTGAGAATAAACTTGTTTTTGTTGGCATGGTCGGGCTAAGG GATCCTCCGCGAAAAGAGGTCCGTCAAGCCATTGAGGACTGCAAAGCTGCCGGAATCCGTGTTATGGTTATTACAGGAGACAACAAGAATACGGCTGAAGCTATTTGCCGTGAAATAGGTGTATTTAAACCTTCAGAAGATATTAGTTTGAAAAGCTTAACAGGAAAAGAATTCATCGATCACCATGACCAGAAAAGTTATTTAAGACAAAGTGGAGGACTGTTGTTCTCTAGGGCTGAGCCAAGGCATAAACAAGAGATAGTGAGGCTGCTCAAGGAAGACGGTGAAGTGGTTGCAATGACTGGTGATGGAGTGAATGATGCACCTGCCTTGAAGTTGGCTGATATTGGGATTGCAATGGGCATCGCTGGGACAGAG GTTGCCAAGGAAGCCTCTGATATGGTATTAGCAGATGACAATTTTAGCACTATAGTTGCTGCTGTCGGAGAAGGCAGGTCTATTTACAACAACATGAAGGCTTTTATCAG GTACATGATCTCCTCAAACATTGGCGAAGTTGCATCCATTTTTCTGACAGCCGCCTTGGGTATTCCAGAAGGGATGATCCCAGTTCAGCTTCTCTGGGTCAATCTGGTCACTGATGGACCCCCAGCAACAGCTTTGGGATTCAATCCACCAGACAAAGACATAATGGAGAAGCCCCCTAGAAGAAGCAACGAGTCATTGATCACTCCTTGGATCTTATTCCGTTATCTG GTAATCGGGCTCTACGTCGGGACAGCAACAGTTGGGGTGTTCATTATTTGGTACACTCATTCCTCATTTTTGGGCATCGACCTTAGCCAAGACGGCCATAGTCTAGTGACCTACTCTCAACTTGCAAACTGGGGCAAGTGCCCTTCCTGGGAAGGATTCTCACCATCTAACTTCACAGCCGGATCCCAGGTGTTCACTTTCGACACCAATCCATGCGAATATTTCCACACTGGAAAAATCAAAGCCtcaactctctccctctccgtCTTGGTTGCCATCGAGATGTTCAACTCCCTCAATGCACTATCTGAGGACGGAAGCCTCTTGACAATGCCTCCCTGGGTCAATCCGTGGCTCCTTCTAGCCATGTCCGTGTCATTCGGCTTGCACTTTCTGATCCTCTACATCCCGTTCCTTGCGAATGTGTTCAGCATTGTCCCTCTCAGCCTGAACGAATGGCTCTTGGTTCTGGCTGCCGCGCTTCCGGTGATCTTGATCGATGAGATTCTCAAGTTTGTGGGAAGATGTACGAGTAAGTTGCCGGATTCTCCTACTATCGACAGATCTAAGCAAAAAGCAGAGTGA
- the LOC103447773 gene encoding histone H4-like, with translation MSGRGKGGKVFGKGGAKRHRKILRDNIQGITKPAIRRLARRGGVKRISGLIYEETRGVLKIFLENVIRDAVTYTEHARRKTVTAMDVVYALKRQGRTLYGFGG, from the coding sequence ATGTCTGGACGCGGAAAGGGAGGCAAGGTGTTCGGCAAGGGAGGAGCAAAACGTCACCGGAAGATCCTCCGTGACAACATCCAGGGCATCACCAAGCCAGCGATTCGCCGCCTGGCCCGCAGAGGTGGCGTGAAGCGAATCAGCGGCCTGATATACGAGGAGACTCGCGGCGTCCTCAAGATCTTTCTCGAGAATGTGATTCGTGATGCCGTTACCTACACGGAGCATGCAAGGAGGAAGACGGTGACGGCCATGGACGTTGTCTATGCGCTCAAGAGGCAGGGCAGGACTCTGTACGGGTTCGGGGGTTAA
- the LOC103447774 gene encoding protein GAMETOPHYTE DEFECTIVE 1, with protein sequence MAFFDLSIPYTDPSPPDRSSATRAKLVTKALELGYSGIAYNRTMKGVMSDHDRCSIPLLKLPSLLKHSPLLHSSVNFHRDLLGVPRSSPFRQYTRLTVCAETPAQSQALNSGNPVLKTYDLVAVKPLNQSAFDLACEKLEVDIIAIDFSEKLPFRLKMPMVKAAMERGLYFEITYANIIADVQARKQIITNAKLLVDWTRGRNLIICSAAPTANEFRGPYDVANLMSLLGLSMERAKVSISRNCRTLVANAVRKKHFFKETIRVEVLSSDQETDKNKPWSGDAFQWDPISSGEGDLVLADLEKSFSTSSNKVSKTAKAIDFASVIDSMPSLGFQVKDLMCGNDVVVSQSMVTCKSIVSVSEAVEQPAVTAGVPKQPDRASFPQSGQSSLCDSLVDQQMFDCENPQKLYSSCDTANACIGAVEIKSPTLTSEAKPNNADGTDGNIDLILNEIHDLQSQKCVTNRELDVVPPNDNLTFQALDIGLNAACTANSEVEVSTNYQESDIPAPHSEEALCVDRSDTQIDVMDEIVKSKEEKSLYLNSSSLHISEKDQFRESGDDIVVLANQVPVLESNDDMAAPAMDDYLVARHGSMEVTMEENENGKVDTEINHPDSVQSISGKSRPKRKTPHQVKFLPLKRLLHIVPFKKVRRNKKKN encoded by the exons ATGGCCTTCTTCGACCTCAGCATACCCTATACGGACCCCTCCCCACCGGACCGATCATCAGCAACACGTGCCAAGCTGGTGACCAAGGCCCTGGAGCTCGGCTACTCCGGAATCGCTTACAACCGCACGATGAAGGGCGTCATGTCCGATCACGACCGTTGCTCCATCCCCCTCCTCAAACTTCCTTCCCTCCTCAAGCACTCTCCTCTCCTCCACTCCTCCGTCAACTTCCACCGCGACCTCCTCGGTGTCCCCCGCTCCTCCCCTTTCCGCCAGTACACCCGCCTCACCGTCTGCGCCGAGACCCCTGCCCAGTCCCAGGCCCTTAATTCCGGTAACCCGGTTCTGAAGACTTACGATTTGGTCGCCGTCAAGCCCTTGAATCAGTCCGCCTTCGACCTCGCCTGTGAGAAATTGGAG GTGGATATAATTGCGATTGATTTCTCGGAGAAGTTGCCGTTTCGATTGAAGATGCCCATGGTTAAAGCTGCAATGGAG CGCGGATTGTATTTTGAGATCACATATGCGAATATCATTGCCGATGTTCAAGCCAGAAAGCAAATAATAACCAATGCTAAG TTACTGGTAGATTGGACTCGAGGAAGGAATCTAATAATTTGCAGTGCTGCCCCGACTGCAAATGAATTTAGGGGGCCATATGATGTTGCAAACTTAATGTCATTACTGGGGCTCTCTATGGAGCGAGCTAAAGTGTCTATATCAAGAAATTGTAG GACTCTAGTAGCTAATGCTGTGAGAAAAAAACACTTTTTCAAGGAAACCATAAGAGTTGAAGTTCTGTCATCAGATCAAGAAACTGACAAGAACAAACCTTGGTCTGGTGACGCGTTTCAATGGGATCCCATCTCTAGTGGTGAAGGTGATTTGGTATTAGCTGATTTGGAAAAGTCTTTCAGTACCTCTAGTAACAAAGTATCCAAAACTGCTAAAGCCATTGATTTTGCTTCGGTCATTGACAGCATGCCATCACTTGGGTTTCAAGTCAAGGATCTGATGTGTGGCAATGATGTGGTTGTCTCTCAATCAATGGTTACTTGTAAAAGCATCGTTTCTGTTTCTGAGGCAGTTGAGCAACCAGCTGTGACTGCTGGAGTGCCAAAACAACCTGATAGGGCTTCTTTTCCTCAATCAGGTCAATCTTCTTTGTGTGATAGTCTTGTGGACCAACAAATGTTTGACTGTGAAAATCCTCAGAAATTATATTCCTCTTGTGATACCGCGAATGCTTGTATTGGTGCTGTGGAAATTAAATCTCCTACATTAACTTCTGAAGCAAAACCAAACAATGCAGATGGTACAGATGGGaatattgatttgattttgaaCGAAATTCATGATTTGCAATCACAGAAGTGCGTGACTAATCGTGAATTGGATGTTGTGCCACCTAATGATAATTTAACATTTCAAGCATTAGACATTGGATTAAATGCTGCTTGTACTGCTAATTCTGAAGTTGAAGTTTCCACAAATTACCAGGAATCAGATATTCCTGCTCCTCACAGTGAAGAGGCTTTGTGTGTGGATCGTTCTGATACACAAATTGATGTGATGGATGAAATTGTGAAGAGTAAAGAAGAAAAATCTCTGTATTTGAATTCATCATCACTGCATATTTCAGAAAAGGATCAATTCAGGGAATCTGGAGATGATATAGTTGTACTTGCAAATCAGGTTCCTGTTCTGGAGTCCAATGATGATATGGCAGCACCTGCAATGGATGATTATTTAGTTGCAAGGCATGGGTCAATGGAAGTGACTATGGAAGAGAACGAAAATGGGAAAGTTGATACTGAAATTAACCATCCAGACTCGGTTCAATCTATATCAG GGAAATCCAGACCAAAAAGGAAGACTCCTCATCAAGTGAAGTTTCTTCCTCTTAAGCGATTGTTGCATATTGTACCTTTCAAGAAAGTGCGgagaaataagaagaaaaattaa